The following nucleotide sequence is from Corynebacterium hindlerae.
CGCCGATCCGACATTCTGAGCTCACCCCTGCAGAGCAACCTTTCGAGAGCCCGGTCGTGCTAGCAGCGCTTCCGTCTCATTTGCGGGAAACGTGGCGAGCTGCCGATAGCGCCGTCCCTGCCCTTGTCCGCCCCTTGGTGGTGGATGGGCTCGTGATCACCGCGAACGGTGGCACTGTGTCAGCAATGGATCCCCGCACGGGGCAGCCGGTGTGGACATACACCCGTGACCTTGAGGTGTGTTCCTTGGGCTTAGCCTTCAACTCCGTTGTCGCCACTTACCGCAACTCTGCGGGGTGCGGCGACGTCACCCGGATCGATGCCAAACAGGGCACCTACGAGGCGACACGGAGCGCCCCCGCCCCCGATCACGTGGTGCCCCTGGCTTCAAATGACCGCGTCGGCACTGTCAGCCCAGAGCGGGTCGAGCTCTGGCGCAGTGATCTCGTCCGCACCGTCGAGTACGGAGACAAAACTGCCAAGCAGGAGCCGAATCAGCAGCCTCATGAAGCCTGCACGATCTCATCGGCCCTGAGCCGCAAGGAGCTCCTTGCGGTGGCAGAAACCTGTCCTGAGCAGCCCGATAACACCATGCTCCGGTTCCTAAGCTCCACCCCGGATGACTCGCGCGAGCCCACCGTCAAGGCCGATGTCTCGGTACCTGGCTCCGACGCACAGCTGATTGGCGTTGGCCAGAAACTTGCCTCGGTATATGTACCGAGCAGCACGCCCCAGCTGATTTCTTACGACGATACCGGGAAGGAAAAATCCAGGCTCGCGGTGAAGCCGAGCCGCCTGGTGGCTGAGCACTTGAGCAGCGATACTGCGACTGCGTTTGCTCCGGAGACCGCGGACTTGCCACACCACATGACCTGGTTTGATGGCGAGAGGCTGTACCTTTTGAATCCGGCGACCCTTGCCACCGAGGTCATCTTCGAGGGGGCCATTGGCACAGGCGCTGCGGTCGGCGATCGCATCGCGTTCCCGATACCTGGTGGAATTGCTGTCGGGAATTGGAGCACGGGGAAGGTAGAAAAAACTATCCCCGTTGACAGGAAGGGCTACACCGGTAGGGTATCACTAGCTGTAGCGGGGACTACTGTCGTCGAGAAGCGCGGCGATGCCGTGGTGATCCTTCGCAGCTAGCGGTGGTTTGCGGTCGCCCACGCCAGCGACTTCGAGTTGAACAATAGGAACAGGCCGAGCACGCCGGACACCGCCACGACGCCTGCCCACGCGGGCTGACCTGCAGACCACATGTAGTAGGCCACTACCAGCAGGAACATTTCCAGCATGGCGACGGGACCTCGTCCCCAGCGGCGTCCCTTATTCATGCTGATTGCTCCCGCGAGCACCGCGCCGAAAATGATGATGAAGTAGATGGCGGTGCCGTAGCCGATCAGTCCAGCACGAGCCTCGGTGTCCGTGACAATCGCGGCGTCTCGCTCGCCGATCAGCTCGCGGTAAATCAAAATTCCGGCGTACCCCAGGCCGATCAACGACTGGATCATAGCCAGGTAACCAGCATATTTTACGGGGGTGGGGACTCGAGGCTCAGCATTAATCACGCTCCACATCCTAACCCGAACGCGCGCGATGCCACTACACTGACCAGTTATGCGATGCCTGCTGCTGACCAACCCCAACTCGACGAGCCTCACCGAGCGTTCCTTCCGAGCTGCCCTCGCCCCACTGCTTGCGGTGAGCAACGTCACTGCCAGGCATACCCAACACCCCGAACACGCCGCCGAGATCGTACGGGGCCTGACCCGCGACGATTACGATGCAGTTATCGTCTTCGGTGGCGATGGCACCGTGAACGAGGTGATCAGCGGGCTGCTGGGTCCAGACCCTTCCCAGCGCCCCGCTCCCGAGGAACTTCCTCGGGTCGCGGTGGTGCCTACGGGGTCGGCCAACGTTTTCGCCCGCGCGCTGGGCTTTCCGAACAACCCCGTGGAGGCCGCCCACCAACTCGCTGACCTCATGGCTGCCGGCACTTATCGACGACTGCCGGTTGGCGCCGTGAATGACCGCTGGTTTTGCGTGAACGTCGGCTTCGGCATGGACGCTGAAGTGATCCGACGGATGGACAAACTCCGTGACCGTGGCATTCCAGCCACACCGTGGAATTACTCTGCCATTGCACACTCTGCGTGGCGCAAACTCCGCCGCACCCCACCACATATTCACTTTGATGCTTGGACACACGAGGAGAAACACGTAACCGGGGACGTGCCTTTTGTCATCGTGTCCAATACGAATCCGTGGACGTACGCGGGGCCAGTACCCATCGTCACCAATCCTGAGCACAGCATGGGAAGCGGATGCTCGTTGTATGCACTTTCGCGTATCTCCGACATCGATGGTTCCCTCGCCATCATCAGCGCAATAGGCATCCCATTAAGCAATTTGTTGAAAAACCAGCTCGACTTCCAAGAAACCCGAGTTGACGATGCGGTACACATCACTCTATCTTCACAAACGAAACTAAAGTGGCAGGTAGATGGCGAATATGCCGGAGCAAACAAAGAACTAACCATCACATCCTTCCCGGAATCCATCGATGTAATCTGCCGAAAAAATCATCACTTCGCGTGATCTTGCACACAAAATTGCTCTAAAGTCTAGCCAAGATTGCGTGGACATGTCATGATTCATCGGTAACGAAAACGACGGGTTGTAAAACCTTAGTCGAACTTTTTGGGTACAACAGGTTACGCCCTGATGAACTAGCTCCCACAGAGCCAGCCCCCCGAGGCTGCCATCACCGCTAACCGCCACCACGCATCAAACAAGGGACCGTCCCGGACCCTCCCCTTGTGCTGCCCCGGTAGCAGTTGACTCATCAAGTACCACAGACTGTAAGAACGACACGCTAGGAGAAACCCCATGGATTGGCGCCACGAAGCCGTATGCCGCGACGAAGACCCAGAGCTCTTCTTCCCAGTAGGCAACTCCGGCCCAGCACTCGCACAGATCGCAGCCGCAAAGATGGTATGCAACCGCTGCCCAGTAACCTCCCAGTGCCTCGCATGGGCACTCGAGTCCGGCCAGGACGCCGGTGTCTGGGGCGGTATGAGCGAAGACGAACGACGCGCACTCCGCCGCCGCAAGAACCGTGGCCGCGGCCGTACCCGCACCACCGTCTAATTAACACGTTTGCCCATCCCTCCATTAAAGTGGATGAGACTTAATACCCCTTTTAACCAAGCAAGGAGGCAGCCATGAGCAAGCGTGGCCGCAAGCGTAAGGATCGCCGTAAGAGCAAAGCAAACCACGGCAAGCGCCCTAACGCATAACTAGAGCGTGTTCTTACAGCACCGAAGCTCCTGCTGGGATTACCAGCAGGAGCTTTCGCATTGCCCCGGGATCGTTGTGTCAGTGCGTGGGGGCCGGGATTGTCTTGTCAGACACCACGACCCCGACATTACGCCCCCGAGGTTGCCCCAAAATCGCTGCGACGAGCCCGAACTTCGGGAGGGTAATGTCGGGGAGAAAACCAAACATCCCCCACCGCACCTCAACAGCGCAATTATTGTAGCCAATGTGACTATTGGGAATCCTGTGACAGTAGGAAACGTGCCCCGCGAGCGCGGTCCCGGGATTGCCTTGCCCGAATCCTTGACCCCGAATTTACGCCCCCGAGGTTGCCCCTAAATCGCTGCGACAAGCCCGAACTTCGGGAGGGTAATGTCGGGGAGAAAGCCAAACATCCCCCACCGCACCTCAACAGCGCAATTATTGTAGCCAATGTGACTATTGGGAATCCTGTGACAGTAGGAAACGTGCCCCGCGAGCGCGGTCCCGGGATTGCCTTGCCCGAATCCTTGACCCCGAATTTACGCCCCCGAGGTTGCCCCAAAATCGCTGCGACGAGCCCGAACTTCGGGAGGGTAATGTCGGGGAGAAAGCCAACATCCCCCTAAAATCCGAAAAATAACCCCGCGGTTACGAGAACCGTTGCACGCGGATGGAAATGGAGATTCGTTGGCGCAGGCGTAGGGGTGCTTGAGCGGCGCAGGATCGGCGTAGGATTTCGCGGACTTCTTCTTCGATGCCAAGTTTTTCGAAGCAGTGCGGGCACGCTTCGATCCGGGAGCGCAGTTCAGCGCGGGTGGCGTCGCAGCAGTCGCCGTCGAGTAGTTCGACCAGGAGTGTGTATGCGTCGGCGCAATTGCATTCGCACCTGTGGTGGGAGTTTGTCATGGCTGGTCCTTGGTTCCGATCCCGTAACTGCGTGCTACTTCTTTTAACGCTTCGCGTAGTTGTTTTCTTCCACGGTGGAGTCGTGACATGACGGTGCCGATGGGTATTCCGAGGATATCGGCGATTTCTTTGTAGGGTAGTCCTTCGATGTCTGCGTAGTAGACGACCATGCGGTAGTCGTCGCTTAGGGCGTTGAGCGCATCGGTGATTTCGGAGTCTGGGAGGCCCTTGAGGGCCTCCACTTCGGCGGAATCGAGGCCGGTGGATTGGTGCGAGGAAGTGGAGTAAAGCTGGTAGTCGGTAATGTCGTCCGTAGGAAGTTGAGCGGGCTGACGTTGCGCCTTGCGGTACGAGTTGATGTACGTGTTCGTCATAATGCGATAGAGCCACGCTTTGAGGTTGGTGCCTTCTTTGAAGCTGTCGAAGGATTTGAAGGCTTTCATGTACGTTTCTTGCACCAGATCCTCGGCGTCGGAGGGGTTGCGGGTGAGACGCAGCGCACCGCCGTACAGTTGATCTAGTAGCGGAAGCGCCTCAGCCTCGAACCTTTCGACGAGCGCGGGGTCAGTCATTGTGCGGCATGTCCTTATGTCGTGAACGTACAGGCTAGCTTCTATTCTAGGTTCAAACCACAGGAGGAACGTCATTTGGCTAAGAGAAAGTCGGCGAGCACCGCAGCAATAGCACAGCTTATCGACGCCAATCTGCCCCATCGCGTGCACACCTTTGAAACGCATTCCCACAATTACGGCGCAGAGGCGGCTGAGTTGTTGCACAAAGAGTTAGGTGTTGCGGAGGGGCGGGTGTTCAAAACACTGGTGGTGGACCTTAGCGCCGGGAAAGGGCCTCGGCGTGAGTTGGCGGTGTGTTGCCTTCCGGTTACTGGATCGTTGTCGTTGAAGAAGGCGGCGAAGGCGCACGGGGTGGCCAAAGCGTCGATGGCTGATCCGAAGTTGGCGGAGCGCAGTAGCGGATACGTGGTGGGAGGGATTTCACCGATTGGCCAAAAGCATCCGCTGCCGACGGTGATTGATGCCAGCGCGGCCAACCATGAGACGGTGTTTGTCTCCGGTGGGCGTCGTGGCCTTGACCTGGAGGTCACAGCGGATGTGCTGTTACAGGCCACGGGCGGTTCGCTAGCTGACTTGGTCGCCGAGTAACTCTGGGTAGTCGTTGCGAACGTTTCCTACCGCAGAATCGGCGGGGGTAGCTACCAGGCCTGCCACCAGGGATTCTTCAGTCGGGTGTAGCAGGTCTTCATCTCCAGCGAGCCACCGTGGGATCTCGTGAGGGCTTAAGAAGCGTGGTAAGCGGTGGTGAAGCCAGGCCAGTGGCTCCACTGCCTCGGTGGTGATCATCGTCGCGGATAGTTGGTTCATTCCAGTGTCCCACAGCCCCGCTGCCCACAGCATTCCACTGTCGGCCGGGCGGACGAAGTAGGGCTGCTTGTTGTGCCACTCGTAGTAGCCGTCCAGGGGAATCACGCAGCGCCCACGGCGATAGGCGGTGCGAAAAGAGGGCTTGGTGGCGACGGTTTCTGCCCGCGCGTTGAACAGTGGTGGGCCGGAAAGATCTGTTTTCCAGTGCGGCAGCAGGCCCCACCGGGCTGGTTCCAGGAGTGTTTCGCTGGCATCTGGCGACCGGCGCACGATGGGGATCACAGTGGTAGGGGCGATGTTGTAGCGCGGTGGCGGGGTGCCGTGGGGTGCTCGGACCGGCACCGTGGCGTCGTGAAGCATGGCTGTGGTGGCGTCGAGGAGCGACTCACCTGTGGTAAAGAGAACGAAGCGTCCGCACATACCCCCTATTATGGATGACATGGATTCTCAAGGTTTAGCTTTGTGGCAGGCCCCCGTGGCGGATGGGCCGGTTTCCTGGAACGGATCGATTCCAGGGTCTAAGTCGATGACGAACCGGGCACTGATCCTGGCGGCGCTCGGCAGCTATCCCTCGACAATCAAAAACGCACTGGTCAGTCGCGATACTGACCTGATGATGTCCGCGCTCGAGCAGCTGGGCGCCGCCATCACCCGTACCGAGCCAAGCCACGGCTCCCCCACAACCACGATCCGGGTTGAGCCAGGTGAACTCTCCGGTGGCACCATCTACTGTGGCCTGGCCGGAACGGTGATGCGTTTCGTCCCACCCGTCGCTGCGCTATCTGACGGCACCGTCTTTTTCGATGGTGATGTCCAAGCGCGGGTGCGCCCCATGGACACGATCCTCAACGCACTGCGTGACCTCGGCGTATCCGTCGACGGCACCGCATTGCCCTTCACTATCCACGGCACCGGTGCGGTTCGAGGCGGCACCGTGGAACTCGACGC
It contains:
- a CDS encoding Rv3212 family protein, whose product is MNKTHRNTPLQRSPKDLIATAVITTVALTGITVAWAAAPIRHSELTPAEQPFESPVVLAALPSHLRETWRAADSAVPALVRPLVVDGLVITANGGTVSAMDPRTGQPVWTYTRDLEVCSLGLAFNSVVATYRNSAGCGDVTRIDAKQGTYEATRSAPAPDHVVPLASNDRVGTVSPERVELWRSDLVRTVEYGDKTAKQEPNQQPHEACTISSALSRKELLAVAETCPEQPDNTMLRFLSSTPDDSREPTVKADVSVPGSDAQLIGVGQKLASVYVPSSTPQLISYDDTGKEKSRLAVKPSRLVAEHLSSDTATAFAPETADLPHHMTWFDGERLYLLNPATLATEVIFEGAIGTGAAVGDRIAFPIPGGIAVGNWSTGKVEKTIPVDRKGYTGRVSLAVAGTTVVEKRGDAVVILRS
- a CDS encoding diacylglycerol/lipid kinase family protein; the encoded protein is MRCLLLTNPNSTSLTERSFRAALAPLLAVSNVTARHTQHPEHAAEIVRGLTRDDYDAVIVFGGDGTVNEVISGLLGPDPSQRPAPEELPRVAVVPTGSANVFARALGFPNNPVEAAHQLADLMAAGTYRRLPVGAVNDRWFCVNVGFGMDAEVIRRMDKLRDRGIPATPWNYSAIAHSAWRKLRRTPPHIHFDAWTHEEKHVTGDVPFVIVSNTNPWTYAGPVPIVTNPEHSMGSGCSLYALSRISDIDGSLAIISAIGIPLSNLLKNQLDFQETRVDDAVHITLSSQTKLKWQVDGEYAGANKELTITSFPESIDVICRKNHHFA
- a CDS encoding WhiB family transcriptional regulator, which produces MDWRHEAVCRDEDPELFFPVGNSGPALAQIAAAKMVCNRCPVTSQCLAWALESGQDAGVWGGMSEDERRALRRRKNRGRGRTRTTV
- a CDS encoding 50S ribosomal protein bL37, whose translation is MSKRGRKRKDRRKSKANHGKRPNA
- the rsrA gene encoding mycothiol system anti-sigma-R factor; translated protein: MTNSHHRCECNCADAYTLLVELLDGDCCDATRAELRSRIEACPHCFEKLGIEEEVREILRRSCAAQAPLRLRQRISISIRVQRFS
- a CDS encoding sigma-70 family RNA polymerase sigma factor; protein product: MTDPALVERFEAEALPLLDQLYGGALRLTRNPSDAEDLVQETYMKAFKSFDSFKEGTNLKAWLYRIMTNTYINSYRKAQRQPAQLPTDDITDYQLYSTSSHQSTGLDSAEVEALKGLPDSEITDALNALSDDYRMVVYYADIEGLPYKEIADILGIPIGTVMSRLHRGRKQLREALKEVARSYGIGTKDQP
- a CDS encoding aminoacyl-tRNA deacylase — encoded protein: MAKRKSASTAAIAQLIDANLPHRVHTFETHSHNYGAEAAELLHKELGVAEGRVFKTLVVDLSAGKGPRRELAVCCLPVTGSLSLKKAAKAHGVAKASMADPKLAERSSGYVVGGISPIGQKHPLPTVIDASAANHETVFVSGGRRGLDLEVTADVLLQATGGSLADLVAE
- a CDS encoding SOS response-associated peptidase, whose amino-acid sequence is MCGRFVLFTTGESLLDATTAMLHDATVPVRAPHGTPPPRYNIAPTTVIPIVRRSPDASETLLEPARWGLLPHWKTDLSGPPLFNARAETVATKPSFRTAYRRGRCVIPLDGYYEWHNKQPYFVRPADSGMLWAAGLWDTGMNQLSATMITTEAVEPLAWLHHRLPRFLSPHEIPRWLAGDEDLLHPTEESLVAGLVATPADSAVGNVRNDYPELLGDQVS